The window CCTACGTCGGCAACCACCTGTTGAAGACGGTCGCGCTCAACGACGCCCTGGAGGAGTACGACATCGACGGCGTCATCTCCGGCGTCCGCTGGGACGAACAGGAGGCTCGCGCCGACGAGACGTTCTTCTCGCCGCGCCACGACCCCGACATCTACCCGCCCCACGACCGGGTGCAGCCCATCCTCCAGTTCGACGAGGCCGCCGTCTGGGACGCCTTCTGGAACTTCGTCGTCCCGGACACCGTCGAGGAGTTCCCGGAAGAGGGGTACGTCCCGGAGGCCGACGACGACCTCCCCGAGGGTGTCACGCAGGAAGACGTCCCGATTTCGCCGAAATACTTCGCCGGCTTCCGCTCGCTCGGCAGCGAAGTCAGCACGGAGAAAAGCGACGAGGACCCCGCCTGGCTCCAGGACCTCGAGGGGACGACCGAACGTGCGGGTCGCGCCCAGGACAAGGAGGACCTCATGGAGCGACTGCGCGACCTCGGCTACATGTGAGGTAGCGATCGAAACGCGGGCGGTTTCGGTCGGGTCGGTTCCGTTCTCCCGGTCGGCGACACCAGTATTGCCCGTTTTCGCCTCGTTCCGGCGGCCCTGTGAGACGACCGAAAGGTAAGGGGGTCGAAGCGACGCGCGCGAACGGGTTTACATGTCGGCCTGCGACTATAATATCGATCCGTGTGATTCCCAGGTATGGCCGAACGAATCGCCGACACGCGGATCGATAGCGCGAGGCGAGCGGTAGGGTACGGCGGGGATGCAAAGCGGCAGTTCGATACAGTCACGCCGGATGAACAACCGGAACTCGAGATCGGAACCGACGACGTCGAGTCGATGTACTCGAGTTCTATCGGGGCGGACGC of the Halobiforma lacisalsi AJ5 genome contains:
- a CDS encoding phosphoadenosine phosphosulfate reductase family protein, whose product is MSANFPEYVDVDYDEGDGEDPEDYPHIQDKIEKAIEVTREGLEEYENPAVMWTGGKDSTLTLYFIKEVADRFDLEVPPAVFIDHYQHFDGIHDFVDHWADEWDLEVIYARNEDVGGYVDEHGLEPGDEIDISELSDHNQHHVREILEYEEDTFPFLLDTYVGNHLLKTVALNDALEEYDIDGVISGVRWDEQEARADETFFSPRHDPDIYPPHDRVQPILQFDEAAVWDAFWNFVVPDTVEEFPEEGYVPEADDDLPEGVTQEDVPISPKYFAGFRSLGSEVSTEKSDEDPAWLQDLEGTTERAGRAQDKEDLMERLRDLGYM